The Inediibacterium massiliense genome has a segment encoding these proteins:
- a CDS encoding NEAT domain-containing protein, with amino-acid sequence MSIFKRIHKGISMLLVMALIIGGVSQNVVAIENESDVQETSKDSTNENVEVDASSKDIEQGTQEKEKQQKKEEEKIESNKEENKPIEDKASKEVNSKKEEKNKEDVDKESKEAEEEKQQEKEKIESNKEENKPIEDKASKEVNSKKEEKNKEDEDKESKEAEEEKQQEKEKIESNKEENKPIEDKASKEVISNKEEKNKADVDKESRGIEEEKVSQEEKQQKTEIEKIESNKEENKTIEDQTNDEEKSKADIVKEEREASIKKLQNTTKTDIGLKENYTQKSLNAYENALKQAKNIDLKKAKLEEINNSITQLEEAIKNLEEKKVETIQDGLYEVEKEATDEEGNPSPFARMHIGEKLKYEVKNGKHYVELRLRKSEWSKIDEIKVDEKVVEYKSKEEKNCKDPYGQSETVTDQLIKFEVPNQKSEIILQGSILPDGDEEFAVPCTVYLRIKEDTLKKVEEEKPNTDFDKDGLYQINLKRLHGEKDEASMAADYIEEIGNIEVKNGKKTCIVTLKRSDWMYYIKIEVNGEKVPHQLKVMKTYDQLNEKGKNQTDSIMSFEIPEADVQIRMHLKAIPMGDIEQVFRIVPQKDTAKYLGDKTDGEREIAIRRLQNAIEAKIDPEENYTKESYKVYKEVLNQAKNIDVEKKGTEEISRIAEDLEKAIATLKIREDIIKYEGKVTNSNEDLNWIMKDEGTIQIIDEKKYVEIALKDIPGLRIDKISIDGKIMKHSEKKEGEYLFVKYEVKSIESEMILTIPVMYEPWYAEGKIVFDDETIKKVKEYEEKVELNKNGEYTILALALKEDSEDPSMTNQFIKEPVTLKVKDGKVIAKMVWNGTEFITMDMIEELKYENSNGAFVDVKRKLDSKNNAVTIEFEVEDINKATIMQVYVPRGMGEGRPKFRLVFDLDSLKIIKEYNKDENQEKSIEISVTAPTEVKISDNEKNIVISKITEEIIKNGELKIHVGDTKNATVKIPVKVEKESQIKQAKLPKISMESNIANVEIPTGVDVKSQNEKWDGTIKLPTLIENESVKITNIKPEKVVEVGFEGGTLEFNQAVRIVLKGQTGKKAGYIKDDKIIEIEHTLSENTQKVANEMKWQETKIDDGKDLIIWTKHFTKFVAYIDDTTGGNTGGNTGGSNGNKESKFYKIDVELLKGDTNQESTGERFLGKKAIYEEKDGKKYIKLVVKRTDKMKDVKVMVDGSVKKFDVQNVKNEGGKTVSTIKFEIPNLSSEIEVNLRSEFMGNVLTKFKIKFNESSMKETTNPDDLDYSLDGLKDDPTIGEDMNLDGVEIEVLKEDSNEQSMAHAYIGKKAGFEVRDGKQYLTVYIKRSEWMKNIDITVDGKSVKYDRKVVKTSSKEGENITVEFEIPNLDAKIKFHMNVLPMGEARVAFRIVPKKDTMSEKAKSSMSNSSTVKVSNIDKNKDDLYQATIKVLKENQDEPSIAKDYIDEKVDIKVKDKKIYMIMYFKHSKDIKDLEIKVEGKTVKHEMKTIKEHEEGKADSFVQFEIPEFESKIIAEMNIQADKNKKVTFRIVPQKDTLVKKVNTSVTKDGLYEMGMEVVDKYDTVLSLAKKHLSDQVDFEVKNDKKYVQVLLKEKDAIKDLEVIVDDKKVEYENVNEKIKVNEEKFAAIRFEIPSLDSKIKFNILTNENDLVEENKDIKEDKKVNKNEEKKYVTINVVLKKNTMKQIESKVYLYIDSKNIYRVNSEGTEKITLDVAPVIETNRTLVPLKGVCEALGINVLWQEETRGVLLSKDDVKIQLHIDSMDAEIGEESIKLEVAPKIINDRTFVPLRFMSENLEYRVDWMKEENKMVITKKANVDKKKI; translated from the coding sequence ATGAGCATTTTTAAAAGAATACATAAAGGAATTAGTATGTTATTAGTTATGGCTTTAATAATAGGAGGAGTATCCCAAAATGTAGTAGCTATTGAAAATGAGTCAGATGTACAAGAAACTAGTAAAGATTCAACAAATGAGAATGTAGAAGTAGATGCAAGTAGTAAGGATATAGAACAAGGAACTCAAGAAAAAGAAAAGCAACAGAAAAAAGAGGAAGAAAAAATAGAATCAAATAAAGAAGAAAATAAACCAATAGAAGATAAAGCTAGTAAAGAGGTAAACTCTAAAAAAGAAGAAAAAAATAAAGAAGATGTAGATAAAGAAAGTAAAGAAGCAGAAGAAGAAAAGCAACAAGAAAAAGAAAAAATAGAATCAAACAAAGAAGAAAATAAACCAATAGAAGATAAAGCTAGTAAAGAGGTAAACTCTAAAAAAGAAGAAAAAAATAAAGAAGATGAAGACAAAGAAAGCAAAGAAGCAGAAGAAGAAAAGCAACAAGAAAAAGAAAAAATAGAATCAAACAAAGAAGAAAATAAGCCAATAGAAGATAAAGCCAGTAAAGAAGTAATTTCTAATAAAGAAGAAAAAAATAAAGCAGATGTAGACAAAGAAAGTAGAGGAATAGAAGAAGAAAAAGTATCTCAAGAAGAAAAGCAACAAAAAACAGAGATAGAAAAAATAGAATCAAACAAAGAAGAAAACAAAACAATAGAAGATCAAACTAATGACGAAGAAAAAAGTAAAGCAGATATAGTAAAAGAAGAAAGAGAAGCATCTATAAAAAAATTACAAAACACTACTAAAACAGATATAGGATTAAAAGAAAATTATACACAAAAAAGTTTAAATGCATATGAAAATGCACTTAAGCAAGCAAAAAATATAGATTTAAAGAAAGCAAAATTAGAAGAAATTAACAATAGCATAACACAATTAGAAGAAGCAATTAAAAATTTAGAAGAAAAAAAAGTAGAGACAATTCAAGACGGACTATATGAAGTAGAAAAAGAAGCAACTGATGAAGAAGGAAATCCATCTCCTTTTGCTAGGATGCATATAGGAGAAAAATTAAAATATGAAGTAAAGAATGGAAAACATTATGTAGAACTACGTCTTAGAAAAAGTGAATGGTCAAAAATTGATGAGATAAAAGTAGATGAAAAAGTTGTAGAGTATAAGAGTAAAGAAGAAAAAAATTGTAAAGACCCTTATGGACAATCAGAAACAGTAACAGATCAATTAATAAAATTTGAGGTTCCTAATCAAAAATCAGAAATTATTCTTCAAGGATCAATATTACCAGATGGAGATGAAGAGTTTGCAGTACCGTGTACAGTTTATTTAAGAATTAAAGAGGATACATTGAAGAAAGTAGAAGAAGAAAAACCAAATACAGATTTTGATAAAGATGGATTGTATCAAATAAATCTTAAAAGACTACATGGAGAAAAAGATGAAGCATCTATGGCAGCAGATTATATAGAAGAAATAGGAAATATTGAAGTGAAAAATGGAAAGAAAACATGCATTGTAACATTAAAGAGAAGTGACTGGATGTACTATATAAAAATAGAAGTGAATGGAGAAAAAGTTCCTCACCAGTTAAAGGTGATGAAAACCTATGATCAATTAAATGAAAAAGGAAAAAATCAAACAGACAGTATAATGAGCTTTGAAATCCCAGAGGCAGATGTCCAAATTAGAATGCACTTAAAGGCCATTCCAATGGGTGATATTGAACAAGTATTTAGAATAGTTCCTCAAAAAGATACAGCAAAATATTTGGGAGATAAAACAGATGGAGAAAGAGAAATAGCAATAAGAAGATTGCAAAATGCAATAGAAGCAAAAATAGACCCAGAAGAAAATTATACAAAAGAAAGCTATAAAGTATATAAAGAAGTATTGAATCAAGCAAAAAATATTGATGTAGAGAAAAAAGGCACAGAAGAAATTAGTCGTATAGCAGAAGATCTAGAAAAGGCTATAGCTACTCTGAAAATAAGAGAAGATATAATAAAATATGAAGGTAAAGTAACCAATTCAAACGAAGATTTAAATTGGATTATGAAAGATGAAGGAACGATACAGATTATAGACGAAAAAAAATATGTTGAGATTGCACTAAAAGATATACCTGGATTAAGAATAGATAAAATTTCTATAGATGGAAAAATTATGAAGCATAGTGAAAAAAAAGAGGGTGAATATTTATTCGTAAAATATGAAGTTAAAAGTATCGAGTCAGAGATGATTCTTACTATACCAGTTATGTATGAGCCATGGTATGCAGAGGGTAAAATTGTATTTGATGATGAAACTATTAAGAAGGTTAAAGAATATGAAGAAAAAGTAGAATTAAATAAAAATGGAGAGTACACTATTTTAGCATTAGCATTAAAAGAAGACTCAGAGGATCCATCCATGACAAACCAATTTATCAAAGAACCTGTTACTCTTAAAGTAAAGGATGGAAAAGTTATAGCTAAAATGGTTTGGAATGGCACAGAATTTATTACAATGGACATGATCGAAGAGTTAAAATATGAAAATAGTAATGGAGCGTTTGTAGATGTAAAGAGAAAATTAGATTCTAAAAACAATGCTGTGACCATTGAATTCGAGGTAGAAGATATAAACAAAGCAACAATCATGCAAGTATATGTACCAAGAGGAATGGGAGAAGGTAGACCAAAGTTTAGATTAGTATTTGATCTAGATTCTCTAAAGATTATCAAAGAATATAACAAAGACGAAAATCAAGAAAAATCTATTGAAATATCAGTAACAGCTCCTACAGAAGTAAAAATTTCAGATAACGAAAAAAATATAGTGATTTCTAAGATCACGGAAGAAATCATCAAAAATGGAGAATTAAAAATTCATGTAGGAGATACAAAAAATGCAACAGTAAAAATACCAGTAAAAGTGGAAAAGGAAAGTCAAATAAAGCAAGCAAAACTTCCAAAAATATCAATGGAGTCCAATATTGCTAATGTAGAAATACCAACAGGTGTTGATGTGAAATCTCAAAATGAAAAATGGGATGGAACAATTAAGTTACCAACTCTTATAGAAAATGAAAGTGTAAAGATTACTAATATAAAACCAGAAAAAGTAGTAGAAGTAGGCTTTGAAGGTGGAACATTAGAATTTAATCAAGCAGTAAGAATAGTACTAAAAGGTCAAACGGGTAAAAAAGCAGGATATATAAAAGATGACAAAATTATAGAGATTGAGCATACACTTTCTGAAAATACTCAAAAGGTAGCAAATGAAATGAAATGGCAAGAGACCAAAATAGATGATGGAAAAGATTTAATTATTTGGACAAAACATTTTACAAAATTTGTAGCTTATATAGATGATACAACAGGTGGAAATACAGGTGGAAATACAGGTGGTTCAAACGGAAATAAAGAAAGCAAATTTTATAAAATAGATGTTGAATTATTAAAAGGAGATACAAATCAAGAATCTACAGGAGAAAGATTCTTAGGTAAAAAAGCTATATATGAAGAAAAAGATGGAAAAAAATATATTAAATTGGTTGTGAAAAGAACGGACAAAATGAAAGATGTAAAAGTAATGGTTGATGGGAGTGTTAAGAAATTTGATGTACAAAATGTTAAGAATGAAGGAGGAAAAACAGTCAGCACCATTAAATTTGAGATACCTAATTTATCTTCAGAAATTGAAGTAAACCTAAGAAGTGAATTTATGGGAAATGTACTCACTAAATTTAAAATAAAGTTTAATGAAAGTTCAATGAAAGAAACAACAAATCCAGATGATTTAGATTATAGTTTAGATGGATTAAAAGATGATCCTACAATAGGTGAGGACATGAATTTAGATGGAGTAGAAATTGAAGTTTTAAAAGAAGATAGCAATGAACAATCTATGGCACATGCATATATAGGTAAAAAAGCAGGTTTTGAAGTCAGAGATGGAAAACAGTACCTTACAGTATATATTAAGAGAAGCGAATGGATGAAAAATATAGATATAACTGTAGATGGAAAATCTGTAAAATATGACCGTAAAGTAGTAAAAACAAGTTCAAAAGAAGGAGAAAATATTACTGTTGAATTTGAAATACCGAATTTAGATGCCAAAATCAAATTCCATATGAATGTATTACCAATGGGAGAAGCAAGAGTAGCATTTAGAATCGTTCCTAAAAAAGATACAATGAGCGAGAAAGCTAAAAGCAGTATGAGTAATAGTAGTACAGTAAAAGTTTCAAATATAGATAAAAATAAAGATGATTTATATCAAGCTACTATTAAGGTGTTAAAAGAAAATCAAGATGAGCCATCTATTGCAAAAGACTATATAGATGAAAAGGTAGATATAAAAGTAAAGGATAAAAAAATATATATGATCATGTATTTTAAGCATAGTAAAGATATTAAAGACTTAGAAATAAAGGTAGAAGGAAAAACAGTCAAACATGAAATGAAAACAATCAAAGAACATGAAGAAGGTAAAGCAGATAGTTTTGTTCAATTTGAAATACCAGAATTTGAATCAAAAATAATAGCAGAGATGAACATTCAAGCAGATAAAAATAAAAAAGTTACCTTTAGAATCGTACCACAAAAAGATACATTAGTGAAAAAAGTAAATACCAGTGTAACAAAAGATGGCTTATATGAGATGGGTATGGAAGTAGTAGACAAATATGATACTGTATTATCTTTAGCTAAAAAACATTTAAGTGATCAAGTAGATTTTGAAGTGAAGAATGATAAAAAATATGTTCAAGTATTACTAAAAGAAAAAGATGCAATAAAAGACTTGGAAGTAATCGTAGATGATAAAAAAGTAGAATATGAAAATGTGAATGAAAAGATTAAAGTAAATGAAGAAAAATTTGCAGCTATTCGATTTGAAATACCTAGCTTAGATTCAAAAATTAAATTTAATATTCTTACAAATGAAAATGATCTAGTAGAGGAAAACAAAGATATAAAAGAAGATAAAAAAGTAAATAAGAATGAAGAAAAGAAATATGTGACTATAAATGTAGTTCTTAAAAAGAACACAATGAAGCAAATTGAAAGTAAAGTTTATCTATATATAGACTCAAAAAATATCTATAGAGTAAACAGTGAAGGAACAGAAAAAATAACTTTAGATGTAGCACCAGTGATTGAAACAAATAGAACATTAGTACCTCTTAAAGGTGTTTGCGAAGCATTAGGAATCAATGTTTTATGGCAAGAAGAAACAAGAGGTGTTTTATTAAGTAAGGATGATGTGAAAATTCAATTACATATAGATTCCATGGATGCAGAAATAGGTGAAGAGTCTATTAAGCTTGAGGTAGCACCCAAAATAATCAATGATAGAACCTTTGTTCCGTTAAGATTTATGTCAGAAAACCTTGAGTATAGGGTGGACTGGATGAAAGAAGAAAATAAAATGGTGATTACAAAGAAAGCAAATGTTGATAAAAAGAAGATATAA
- a CDS encoding NEAT domain-containing protein, protein MKNKMLKICTVTFVVGALLLPSTQAFAQKAQVSKVKATQKVQKVVEKEPLKVGKYNVGVTAVKAKSNEMSMAGQYMDTQAVLEVTKDKQNKEKRYLEIKLTRSDWMENIKVNVGDKEVAYTAKVLKTYKEKNEAGKNKADSSIRFEIPNSKSGEKPNIKLGMNVIPMGNASVEFRVQLGDEITKVVEKAISNNPSTDKKAAKK, encoded by the coding sequence ATGAAAAATAAAATGTTAAAAATATGTACAGTAACTTTTGTAGTGGGAGCATTATTATTGCCATCTACACAAGCTTTTGCTCAAAAGGCTCAAGTAAGTAAAGTAAAAGCAACACAAAAAGTACAAAAAGTAGTAGAAAAGGAACCATTAAAGGTTGGAAAATATAATGTAGGAGTAACTGCTGTAAAAGCAAAATCAAATGAGATGTCTATGGCAGGGCAATATATGGATACACAAGCTGTATTAGAAGTAACTAAAGATAAACAAAATAAAGAAAAGAGATATCTAGAAATAAAGCTTACAAGAAGTGATTGGATGGAAAATATTAAAGTGAACGTTGGGGACAAGGAAGTAGCATATACTGCTAAAGTATTAAAAACCTATAAAGAAAAAAATGAAGCAGGAAAAAATAAGGCAGATAGCTCTATTAGATTTGAAATACCAAATTCAAAATCTGGTGAAAAACCTAATATAAAGTTAGGTATGAATGTGATTCCAATGGGAAATGCATCTGTTGAATTTAGAGTTCAGTTAGGAGATGAAATTACAAAAGTAGTAGAAAAAGCCATAAGCAATAATCCATCAACAGATAAAAAAGCAGCAAAAAAATAG
- the isdE gene encoding heme ABC transporter substrate-binding protein IsdE encodes MKRFLAICMMIVISMISIACSPKIEQVDSKNLDKKDDARIVAGSVAVAEMLAELDIKMVGRPSTQYGISDKIKDLPEVGLPMNPDLEKIRSLKSDVFITSSALEELIGDKFQQNGIHTKYCNLNFYDSVKESIKELSVEFGKEENGKKLIEKIENKEKEILKDVDQNKRVKVMILFGAPGHFMLATEKSFAGSLIEKLGAENITSKVESEYKGAYVPFSLEVALKENPDVIFKMYHGYVEEAKKQVAEEFEKNPQWEKFKAIKENRVYDLDPEYFGVTGDIKLTESLEKMKQYLYKK; translated from the coding sequence GTGAAAAGATTTTTAGCTATATGCATGATGATTGTAATAAGCATGATATCTATTGCTTGTTCTCCAAAAATAGAACAAGTAGATAGCAAAAATTTAGACAAAAAGGATGATGCAAGAATAGTAGCTGGAAGCGTGGCAGTAGCTGAGATGTTAGCAGAGTTGGATATAAAAATGGTAGGAAGACCAAGTACTCAATATGGTATATCTGATAAAATAAAAGATCTTCCAGAGGTAGGATTACCTATGAATCCTGATTTAGAAAAAATAAGAAGTTTAAAATCAGATGTATTCATCACATCAAGTGCACTGGAAGAATTAATAGGAGATAAATTTCAACAAAATGGTATTCATACAAAATATTGTAACTTAAATTTCTATGATTCAGTAAAGGAAAGCATCAAAGAACTATCTGTAGAATTTGGGAAAGAGGAAAACGGAAAAAAATTAATAGAAAAGATTGAAAATAAAGAAAAAGAAATATTAAAAGATGTAGATCAAAATAAAAGGGTGAAGGTTATGATTTTGTTTGGAGCACCAGGCCATTTCATGCTTGCTACTGAAAAATCATTTGCAGGAAGCTTGATTGAAAAATTAGGAGCGGAAAATATTACATCTAAGGTAGAATCAGAATATAAAGGAGCATATGTCCCTTTTTCCCTAGAGGTTGCATTAAAGGAAAATCCTGATGTTATTTTTAAAATGTATCATGGATATGTAGAGGAAGCAAAAAAACAAGTAGCAGAAGAATTCGAAAAAAATCCTCAATGGGAAAAATTTAAAGCAATCAAAGAAAATAGAGTGTATGATTTAGATCCAGAATATTTTGGCGTAACAGGAGATATCAAATTAACAGAGTCATTAGAAAAAATGAAACAATATTTATACAAAAAATAA
- a CDS encoding FecCD family ABC transporter permease, with protein sequence MKNINEKTKIWIIFSSFIILILLIIGTIGVGSVDISVREIIDTFLGKGDEINTSIIMDMRLPRIILAVFVGASLSISGALLQSVMRNPLADPGITGVSSGGSLAAILMMLYFPRFYRLLPFLAFLGAMLACTLVFILSWDNGIKPIRVILSGVAINAMFAGATALLAIMNSDKIQGVLLWINGSIAYRGWREVSYFLPYSIIGIILSLFCIRGANLLALGDDVATNLGMNVNKARIGISLVAVFLAGVSTSAVGIIGFIGIIVPHVARLILGSDYKYLIPMSTVLGGIILLLADTLARYIARPIELPVGVMMAMIGCPFFLFLLRRRKAHA encoded by the coding sequence ATGAAAAATATTAATGAAAAAACCAAAATATGGATAATATTTTCAAGTTTCATTATTCTAATACTTTTAATCATCGGAACTATTGGGGTAGGAAGCGTGGATATATCTGTTAGAGAAATAATAGATACCTTTTTAGGAAAAGGTGATGAAATCAATACGAGCATTATAATGGATATGAGACTTCCAAGAATTATACTTGCAGTATTTGTAGGGGCTAGCTTATCTATATCAGGAGCTTTATTACAATCGGTTATGAGAAATCCATTAGCTGATCCTGGAATTACAGGAGTTTCTTCAGGAGGAAGCTTAGCCGCTATTTTAATGATGCTTTATTTTCCTCGGTTCTATAGATTATTACCTTTTCTGGCATTTTTAGGAGCTATGCTTGCATGTACATTAGTATTTATTTTATCTTGGGATAATGGAATCAAGCCTATTAGAGTAATTTTATCAGGAGTAGCTATCAATGCTATGTTTGCAGGAGCTACTGCTTTATTAGCTATTATGAATAGCGATAAAATTCAAGGGGTTTTACTTTGGATCAATGGAAGTATAGCTTATAGAGGCTGGAGAGAAGTTAGCTATTTTCTTCCTTATTCCATAATAGGAATTATATTATCATTATTCTGTATTAGAGGTGCAAATCTTTTAGCTTTAGGAGATGATGTTGCTACAAACCTAGGTATGAATGTAAATAAAGCAAGAATAGGAATATCTCTAGTCGCAGTATTTTTAGCAGGAGTGAGTACCTCTGCTGTTGGGATTATAGGATTTATTGGAATTATTGTTCCACATGTAGCTAGATTGATATTAGGATCTGACTATAAGTATTTAATACCGATGAGTACAGTTTTAGGAGGAATTATCCTTCTTTTAGCAGATACTTTAGCAAGATATATAGCAAGACCTATCGAACTTCCTGTAGGAGTGATGATGGCTATGATTGGTTGTCCATTCTTCTTATTTCTTCTAAGGAGGCGTAAAGCTCATGCTTAA
- a CDS encoding ABC transporter ATP-binding protein has translation MLKVKDFKIGYDNKVIVKNFSVHVKKGEIITIIGPNGSGKSTVLKAIGRLLKPMAGTIYLDKKLLWEMKGKDIAKEMACLSQHNIAPEDMTIRKIVGFGRNPHKGWFEGIDKKDEQIIDWAIEKTNLKNLENKKMIHISGGESQRAWIAMALAQQPKILLLDEPTTYLDINNQIEILDLVSKLNKKLELTVIMVLHDLNQAAKYSDQVIVLKNGEIQAVGEPEKILDNHLIRDVYNVDMNILRNQYGEKLIFIPKKIHACNT, from the coding sequence ATGCTTAAAGTGAAAGATTTTAAAATAGGATATGACAATAAGGTGATTGTAAAAAATTTTAGCGTACATGTAAAAAAAGGAGAGATTATTACAATTATTGGTCCGAATGGGTCTGGAAAATCAACTGTTTTAAAAGCTATAGGAAGATTATTAAAGCCTATGGCTGGAACGATTTATTTAGATAAAAAATTACTTTGGGAGATGAAGGGAAAAGATATAGCAAAAGAGATGGCTTGCCTTTCTCAACATAATATTGCTCCTGAGGATATGACCATTAGAAAAATAGTAGGTTTTGGAAGAAATCCTCATAAAGGATGGTTTGAAGGAATAGATAAAAAGGATGAACAAATTATAGATTGGGCAATTGAAAAAACCAATCTTAAAAATCTTGAAAATAAAAAAATGATTCATATATCAGGCGGAGAAAGTCAAAGGGCATGGATTGCTATGGCACTAGCTCAACAGCCGAAAATTTTATTGTTAGATGAACCTACAACTTATTTAGATATAAATAATCAAATAGAAATATTAGACTTAGTCAGTAAATTAAATAAAAAATTAGAGCTTACTGTGATTATGGTTTTGCATGATTTAAATCAAGCAGCAAAATATAGTGATCAAGTAATTGTACTTAAAAATGGAGAGATACAGGCAGTAGGTGAACCAGAGAAAATTCTAGACAATCATTTAATAAGAGATGTTTATAATGTGGATATGAACATATTAAGAAATCAATATGGTGAAAAGCTTATTTTTATTCCTAAAAAAATTCATGCTTGCAATACATAA
- a CDS encoding ABC transporter ATP-binding protein/permease: MINTRLMKLVHHSRKWIFLTVLMNWISLLSNVTGILCITNYIQMIYSQGIDFKKSLMTIATLIGVILVRFVCNHMAVKFSSKCSQDARISLRDTIYKKLLDLGIHYNEKASSSEIVQVAIDGIERLEIYFGRYLPQFFYSLLAPLTLFVVFSFINLKVAIILLICIPLIPLSILAIMKIAKNLLAKYWGVYVNLGDTFLENLRGLTTLKIYGQDEARNKKMNVEAERFRNITMKVLAMQLNSINVMDLIAYGGSVVGVIIILKELSLGKVHIAGAFAVILLSSEFFIPLRVLGSCFHVAIDGVAASDKIFKIIDTPVIKEETKQINDFHNINIEFKDVNFSYKENRKVLDHVNLTIENGKITALVGASGCGKSTVANMIMGFYKKYEGKILLNHQELRNIDPIQLRKKINVVTNNSYIFTGTFEDNLKMGKADATEIEMFEALKKVNLYDFVISLDKGLKSEIKEGGANLSGGQCQRLALARALLYDSEIYIFDESTSNVDVESEEYIMKVIYEIGKIKTVILISHRLYNVRLADRIYVLEKGKIKELGNHKELMNKEGVYFELVSEQNELEQLGEKVYA, encoded by the coding sequence ATGATCAATACAAGATTAATGAAATTAGTGCATCATTCAAGAAAATGGATTTTTCTAACAGTTTTGATGAATTGGATCAGTTTGTTATCCAATGTGACAGGCATTCTTTGTATTACAAATTATATTCAAATGATTTATTCACAGGGAATTGACTTTAAAAAAAGCTTAATGACTATAGCTACATTAATAGGAGTCATTCTTGTAAGATTTGTATGTAATCATATGGCGGTAAAGTTTTCTAGTAAATGTTCACAAGATGCAAGAATATCTCTTAGAGATACAATATATAAAAAGCTTTTAGATTTAGGAATACATTATAATGAAAAAGCATCTTCTTCAGAAATTGTACAAGTTGCAATAGATGGAATAGAAAGATTAGAAATATATTTTGGAAGATATTTGCCACAATTTTTTTATAGCTTATTAGCACCACTGACTTTATTTGTAGTATTTAGCTTTATAAATTTAAAAGTAGCAATCATTTTATTAATATGTATTCCACTTATACCCCTATCTATCCTAGCTATTATGAAAATTGCTAAAAATCTTTTAGCAAAATATTGGGGTGTTTATGTAAATCTTGGAGACACTTTTTTAGAAAACTTAAGAGGACTTACCACTCTAAAAATATATGGTCAAGATGAAGCAAGAAATAAAAAAATGAATGTAGAAGCAGAGAGATTTAGAAATATAACTATGAAGGTTTTAGCAATGCAATTAAATTCTATTAATGTTATGGATCTAATTGCTTATGGAGGAAGCGTTGTAGGGGTTATTATTATTTTAAAAGAGTTATCATTAGGAAAAGTACATATAGCTGGAGCATTTGCTGTTATATTACTTTCATCAGAATTTTTTATACCTCTAAGAGTTTTAGGATCATGTTTTCATGTTGCTATAGATGGAGTTGCAGCATCAGATAAGATATTCAAAATAATAGATACACCAGTAATAAAGGAAGAAACAAAACAAATAAACGATTTTCACAATATAAATATAGAATTTAAAGACGTAAATTTTTCTTATAAAGAAAATAGGAAAGTGTTAGATCATGTGAATTTAACTATAGAAAATGGGAAAATAACAGCTTTAGTAGGAGCTTCTGGATGTGGAAAAAGTACTGTAGCAAATATGATTATGGGATTTTATAAAAAATATGAAGGAAAAATTTTATTAAACCATCAAGAACTTAGAAATATTGATCCAATACAGCTTAGAAAAAAAATAAATGTAGTTACAAATAATAGTTATATTTTTACAGGAACCTTTGAAGATAATCTAAAAATGGGGAAAGCTGATGCTACCGAAATAGAAATGTTTGAAGCATTAAAAAAAGTAAATTTATATGATTTCGTTATTTCTTTAGATAAAGGTTTAAAATCAGAAATAAAAGAAGGAGGAGCTAATCTTTCAGGGGGGCAATGTCAGCGTCTTGCTCTTGCAAGAGCATTATTATATGATAGTGAAATTTATATATTTGATGAATCCACATCAAATGTGGATGTAGAAAGTGAAGAATATATTATGAAGGTAATATATGAAATTGGAAAAATAAAAACGGTAATATTAATATCTCATAGGCTTTATAATGTAAGATTGGCAGATAGAATTTATGTATTAGAAAAAGGAAAAATAAAAGAGCTGGGTAATCACAAAGAGCTTATGAATAAAGAAGGTGTTTATTTTGAATTGGTATCTGAGCAAAATGAATTAGAACAGTTAGGAGAGAAAGTATATGCGTAG